One stretch of Mus pahari chromosome 15, PAHARI_EIJ_v1.1, whole genome shotgun sequence DNA includes these proteins:
- the Hsbp1l1 gene encoding heat shock factor-binding protein 1-like protein 1, translating into MDARTPEVPCGDLLQNAAENLLQEVEEHFRALTTTLNLRMEEMGSRIEDLQRNVDDLMTQAGIENSIKEPAT; encoded by the exons ATGGACGCCCGGACGCCGGAAGTTCCCTGTGGGGACTTGCTGCAGAATGCG GCCGAGAATCTACTTCAAGAGGTTGAAGAACATTTCCGAGCTCTGACTACAACACTAAACCTCAGAA TGGAAGAAATGGGAAGTCGCATAGAGGACTTACAGAGAAACGTGGATGACCTCATGACTCAGGCTGGGATCGAGAATTCTATCAAAGAACCAGCG ACCTGA